The following are encoded in a window of Fusarium verticillioides 7600 chromosome 6, whole genome shotgun sequence genomic DNA:
- a CDS encoding hypothetical protein (At least one base has a quality score < 10), with amino-acid sequence MDGYPTGSLDHNVPLLVAAGLNSETNELPLSAELKEQSILLRSELPPIGGEDAEVLAEYFKDIDASAKSWSAFERNEPYRFRIRTTGRSFLLPPRRARLPEDIEPLSEHPTLHSPFSPLSPVSALYPDGHIDAQWIKKHQDLVPSVYLCFYPLTNDPNSMTLQDNHIKSDINNIKSALLRSGYRTRLAIVLLADGEGAPLSLADGIQERLENIRRGTALDPKSVFYIPSQESQDDLKQVVDNVLGVLYTSAVEYYRDLGRHARKKRSRGIAPQPTVPPTTGTSQTLSLPDWNFRYDFKSAIFAEFRQETDAALQFFKQAYEVLLGQDVLDIIPSWSPRWNEARLLADVIAIRCLRCHLWLGQTTLAVRMWHSHRERIADFVDRRGRGTNNYGWQAWEARWAIVMANLIERVGLPALAPATGALFVPPDKSVLGERVSPWELLHHTGYWYRIAARHLVARRKLAYQMPEEDRNSPDTTPASAVASKAFAYDTYMCPEPYQEYPLSGTGVNHAQLIIDCLNEATSQFRARKQKRVTAEISLECAREFANLKQWDDAVETLLPFWEDVAFRSEGWLNISEDLCLTLRRIAVGARRADLVVAADWELMSNKFMRQPQWHYDITRSLEGITAVEKPSISLSDEKTGSFISASFVFRNKEGKAGETCIAQLALTSHTYLDAAPITFESLKVEFNGSLRPILLEQGDSEDEDSTSQISILPLLLKEDYAEGSEDELPTLLKGTSNLTLRPGQTRVLEMRIPLREPGTATVSSVMLSHSNESFNLDAKIGIRDTDPIVGWYIQGSSKPRSSRPEAGTIRIQPRPPKMEIKLLEPSAQYYANEAIELEVELINAEDESATAKLDIHLFGKEIPAIRVVTEGNEGSAEATTEEAKILGLPLGAIKSTASVKMVLHIDAAPGPTTFDLHLKALYHLDSDVATPIMQLLTVQVNVVNAFEANYDLVPRLHPGPWPSLFDSEGLGDMEDGVARGFTQKWCLLCHYASFAQEDLKVLGMDLTVVSCVGGARCSVSQGPEVSHEGIIIAPKRCTRHSSI; translated from the exons ATGGATGGGTATCCGACGGGAAGTTTGGACCACAATGTCCCCCTTCTAGTAGCTGCCGGCCTTAACTCCGAGACGAACGAGCTCCCATTGAGCGCAGAGCTGAAGGAACAGAGCATCCTTCTCCGATCAGAGCTACCACCTATCGGGGGCGAAGATGCAGAGGTTTTGGCGGAATACttcaaggatattgatgCGAGCGCAAAGTCGTGGAGTGCTTTCGAGCGAAATGAGCCATATAGATTTCGCATTAGGACTACAGGAAGA TCGTTTCTATTACCACCTCGTCGAGCTCGTCTCCCAGAAGATATCGAACCGCTTAGCGAGCACCCAACTCTACACTCGCCATTCTCTCCGCTCAGTCCAGTATCGGCACTATATCCGGATGGTCACATCGATGCGCAATGGATCAAGAAGCATCAGGACCTCGTTCCTAGCGTGTACCTGTGCTTTTACCCCCTCACGAACGACCCAAATTCCATGACGCTTCAAGATAATCATATTAAGTCCGATATTAACAACATCAAGAGTGCTTTATTGCGTTCAGGATACAGGACACGGCTAGCTATTGTTCTGCTTGCGGACGGCGAAGGCGCTCCTCTGTCGTTGGCCGACGGGATTCAGGAGAGACTGGAGAACATACGGAGAGGGACAGCGTTGGACCCAAAGTCGGTCTTTTACATCCCATCACAGGAGTCGCAGGACGACTTGAAACAGGTTGTTGATAATGTCCTGGGCGTGCTTTACACTTCAGCCGTGGAATACTACCGGGATCTTGGACGACATGCCAGGAAGAAGCGATCTCGTGGAATAGCACCTCAACCGACCGTGCCACCTACCACCGGGACATCCCAGACCCTTTCGCTCCCAGACTGGAATTTCAGATACGATTTTAAGTCGGCCATATTTGCAGAATTTCGACAGGAGACAGATGCGGCGCTGCAGTTTTTTAAACAAGCATACGAGGTACTTCTTGGACAGGATGTGCTGGACATAATCCCCAGTTGGAGCCCTCGCTGGAATGAGGCACGACTCCTGGCGGATGTCATAGCTATCCGGTGCCTAAGGTGTCACTTGTGGCTGGGCCAAACTACGTTGGCTGTTAGAATGTGGCATTCGCATCGAGAGCGGATTGCTGACTTTGTTGATCGACGCGGACGAGGGACCAATAACTATGGATGGCAGGCCTGGGAAGCTCGATGGGCTATAGTCATGGCAAATCTGATTGAAAGAGTAGGCTTGCCAGCTTTGGCGCCAGCAACGGGAGCTTTGTTTGTCCCGCCAGACAAGTCTGTCCTAGGCGAGCGAGTGTCACCATGGGAGTTGCTGCACCATACAGGCTACTGGTATCGCATAGCGGCACGTCATCTTGTGGCTCGCCGGAAGCTTGCGTATCAGATGCCCGAGGAGGATAGGAATTCGCCGGATACAACTCCTGCATCAGCGGTGGCCAGTAAGGCATTCGCATACGATACGTACATGTGCCCGGAGCCGTACCAAGAATACCCATTATCGGGTACAGGAGTAAATCATGCACAGCTGATCATTGATTGTCTCAATGAGGCGACCTCACAATTTCGAGCTCGGAAGCAAAAGCGCGTAACGGCTGAGATATCGTTGGAGTGCGCAAGGGAGTTCGCCAATCTGAAACAATGGGATGATGCTGTGGAAACCCTACTACCATTCTGGGAGGACGTGGCGTTCAGATCGGAGGGTTGGCTCAATATATCAGAGGACCTGTGTTTGACTCTACGAAGAATCGCTGTTGGAGCTCGCCGTGCCGACCTCGTGGTTGCTGCGGACTGGGAGCTCATGAGTAACA AGTTCATGCGGCAGCCACAATGGCATTACGATATTACCAGATCACTTGAAGGAATTACAGCAGTGGAGAAGCCTTCAATTAGTCTAAGCGACGAAAAGACCGGCTCGTTCATTTCAGCATCTTTCGTGTTTCGGAATAAAGAGGGCAAGGCTGGCGAGACATGTATCGCACAGCTTGCGCTCACATCACATACGTATCTGGATGCTGCTCCGATCACATTTGAGTCATTGAAGGTTGAGTTCAATGGGAGTCTCAGACCAATATTACTGGAGCAAGGGGATTCAGAGGACGAGGACTCGACCTCACAGATATCCATTCTGCCGTTATTGCTGAAAGAGGACTATGCTGAAGGGTCTGAGGATGAACTGCCGACACTTCTCAAAGGAACTTCCAACTTGACACTCCGGCCTGGTCAAACACGAGTGTTAGAAATGAGAATTCCTTTGAGGGAGCCAGGAACTGCTACGGTCTCGTCTGTAATGCTCTCACACAGTAATGAAAGCTTCAATCTGGACGCAAAGATCGGAATTCGCGACACAGATCCTATTGTTGGCTGGTACATCCAGGGCTCATCAAAACCCAGAAGTAGCCGCCCAGAAGCAGGAACAATCCGTATTCAGCCTCGACCGCCAAAAATGgagatcaagctcttggaacCCTCAGCCCAGTATTACGCAAACGAGGCCATCGAGTTAGAGGTCGAATTGATCAATGCCGAAGACGAATCCGCTACTGCTAAACTTGATATTCACCTGTTTGGAAAAGAAATACCGGCAATCCGAGTGGTGACGGAAGGTAATGAGGGCAGCGCCGAAGCAACCACAGAAGAGGCCAAGATATTGGGACTTCCTTTAGGTGCCATAAAGAGCACAGCATCAGTCAAGATGGTGCTTCATATAGATGCAGCACCGGGCCCCACGACATTCGATTTGCACTTGAAGGCGTTGTATCACCTAGACTCAGACGTTGCAACGCCGATTATGCAATTATTGACAGTCCAGGTCAATGTTGTGAATGCATTTGAGGCAAATTACGATTTGGTTCCACGACTTCACCCTGGACCGTGGCCGAGTCTATTTGACTCTGAGGGACTGGGAGATAtggaagatggtgttgccaGAGGCTTCACACAGAAGTGGTGCTTACTGTGCCACTATGCCTCGTTTGCCCAAGAGGACTTGAAGGTCCTTGGGATGGATCTCACTGTGGTCTCATGCGTTGGTGGTGCAAGATGCAGCGTGAGCCAGGGACCGGAAGTGTCACATGAAGGCATCATTATTGCCCCAAAACGATGCACGAGGCACAGTTCGATCTGA
- a CDS encoding hypothetical protein (At least one base has a quality score < 10), which yields MEDRHPVTLELAFVIRWQRQNRSDGAVNTTTMPVGKYLVLGTEPRVLASVYRATKAEDGMPGLMQLDMTVENPSNHFLTFGLSMEPSEDFAFSGSKQTTLNLLPQSRRTTTYRLLPHVNGVWIRPKLTVRDKYFQKVLRIIPTEGMKIDEEGLLVWVPADEKSEERA from the coding sequence ATGGAAGATCGACACCCTGTAACACTCGAACTGGCATTTGTGATTCGATGGCAACGCCAGAACCGCAGCGACGGAGCTGTCAACACAACAACCATGCCCGTTGGTAAATATCTGGTTTTGGGCACAGAGCCGCGAGTACTGGCATCGGTGTATCGCGCCACTAaagcagaagatggcatgCCAGGGTTGATGCAACTGGACATGACAGTCGAGAATCCATCCAATCACTTCCTTACCTTTGGTCTCAGCATGGAACCGAGCGAGGACTTTGCATTTTCAGGTTCAAAGCAGACAACACTGAACCTGTTACCGCAGTCGAGACGGACAACGACCTATCGGTTGTTACCGCACGTCAACGGAGTATGGATAAGGCCGAAATTGACGGTGCGAGACAAGTATTTCCAAAAGGTGCTACGCATAATACCGACAGAAGGGATGAAGATCGACGAGGAAGGACTTTTGGTGTGGGTTCCCGCAGATGAGAAGTCCGAAGAGCGAGCATAA